The window ACTGCTCAAGTAGAGCAAATTCAAGCTGCAGCTCAAGGTAATGTTACTGGAATGTAAAATACTTTACAATTTCTTTTTTTATTTTTTTTAAAACAAATTGATGTTTTCCAATATTGATTCGTTTTATTTTTAAACAGATAATTATTCTATTAAATTATGGATTTTGATGAGTAATCATTAATAAGATATCAACATACTATTAGCAATATTTCTGTATTGAGTTTAAGCAATAATTAAAATAATTAGGAGTTTTAAATTTGTTTAATAAAAGAATAACGTTGCTCACTTTTTTATTGGTGGGATTATTTGCTGTTTATAGTGTTAGTGCTAGAAATAGCTAATGAAACAACTAACTTATCTGATTTTGAAAATAATGTTTTATTTGTTGATAAAAATATTGAAAATGTCTCTATTACTAAAGATGATTCTAAACTTGAGGATAATAATAATTTATCTGTAGCATATACTGGATTAGACTGTTAAAACTTGGTATTCGATTTACAAGGAACAATTTAATGAAATGAAGAAGAAGGGATGGAAATTAAAATCAGAAATAACTTATACTAAGAGAAATCCAAGAATAAAAGAAGGTATTGGATTAAGTGCATATACATATTCTATATCTAAATGGGTTAAAACATACAAAAAACAGTATATAAAACTAAAAAATATCCAATATATGCAAAAATTGTTTTAAAATCAAATAAACAACCAAAAATTAAAGTATATGCAAAAAATAAAACATTCCATAATAAATATCTAGTAATAGCATACTTATTACATATTATAATCAAGTAATTGTTTAATTACTTGTTTTCCTATTTTTTTATAGATAATTATTTTGTCCTATAATTCAATCTATTTTTTTTAAATATTATGAAAAATATATTATTAGTATATTAAATTAAAAAGTTATCAACTTATTAGGTTGGGTTATTTTTGTTTGATTCATTGAAAAAAAAATTTTCACGTACTGGTGAAAAGTTAGAAGAAGAACTTAAAGAAGAAGCTAGTGAAGAAAACAACATTCAAGAAGAGTTTGGTAGAAAATCTTCATTTTTTTCATTTGGAAAGAAAAAAGAAGAAAAAATCGAAGAAAATTCTAATTTAATTCCTGAAAGCGAAGAATTGGTTGGGGATGTTGAAGAAGAAATTACTGTTAATGAAGAGAAAAAATCTCGATTTTGGAATAGAAATAAAAATAAATCTGTGGATGAAGAGTCTTCTAGTAGTATATTTTCATTTATAAGCGAAAAAACAATAGCTGAAAAACATGTTGAAGATGTTTTATGGGAGCTTGAAATGGGTCTTCTAGAAGGAGACGTGGCTATGGAAGTAGCTAATGCTGTTGTTGAAAGTGTAAAAGAAAATTTAATTGGTAAAAAAATTAAAAGAAGTAATGATATCATAGAATTCACTTATAATGCATTAAAAGATGCAGTATCTGAAATTATTGATATTCCAGGTAAATCAATGACTGAGATGATTGAAGAGAAAAAAGCTAAAGGTGAACCTTTAATTGTCATGTTTGTTGGTATTAATGGTACTGGAAAAACAACTACTATTGGTAAATTAGCTAATTATTATCAAAAAATGGGTTATACTCCAGTTATAGCTGCTTCTGATACTTTTAGAGCTGGAGCTATTGAACAAGTTACTCATCATGCAGAAAATGTTGGTGTTAAAATCATTAAACATAAAAAAGGTTCAGATCCAGCAGCAGTTGCATTTGATGCTGTTGAACATGCTAAAGCTCAAGGTAAGGAATTAGTTTTAATTGATACAGCTGGAAGAATGCAAACTAATATTAACCTTATGGATGAAATGAAAAAAATTAAAAGAGTTTCAAAACCTGATTTAGTTGTATTTGTTGGGGATGCTTTAACAGGTAATGATGCCACACAACAAGCTGCTAAATTCAATGAAGCTATTGATATTGATGGGGTTATATTAACTAAGGCTGATGCTGATAGTAAAGGTGGTGCTTCACTTTCTATTGGTTATGTAATTAAAAAACCTATATTATTCTTAGGTATGGGCCAAGGTTATGATGATATTATGGAATATGATGCTGAATGGATGTTAAATCAATTATTCAGTGATAATTCAGATGATAAAAGTTAAATTAATTGTTTTACTATTAGATATTTAATGAGGTGATATTATTAATAAAAAATGTTTATTTATTTTAATTTTCACGCTATTTTTAACTATTTCAGTTGCATCTGCTAGTGATAACTTAACTAATATTCAATCAAATAGTTCAAATTTAAATTCAACAGAAATCCCTTCAACCGATGTAAGCGATTCAAATTCACAAAATGATATAAACAGTACTGGGGAAAATATTACTCCATCATTTAATGTTATTAGTGATAATACTATATTAAAAGGAGGTAATTTTTCAATTCAATTATGTGATGGACTTGGAAATCCATTATTTAATAAATCAATTATTTTTTCATTAGATAATAAAAATTACATAAGAACTACTGATGATAATGGGGTTGCTTATTTAAAAATTAATTTATCTAAGGGATTTCACACAATAACTTATAAATTTAATGAATCTGGTTTTGTTCCAATTAAGGAATCTTCAAAAATATTAATTATTTTAAATTGTTATTCTAAATTATTTCCAGTTCATACTACAGTATATACCGGAATTGGAGAGTCATTTAAAGTTGCTTTAATTGCAGGTGGGGTTAAATTAGCTAATAAAAGAATTAAGTTTACAGTTAATAGTAAGACTTATTATGCTAAAACTGATAAAAATGGTGTTGCCCAAATAAAACTTAAATTAAAAGGTAAATATTCAGTTAAATATTATTATGCAGGCGAATCCATTATTAAACCATACATCGGCAAATCTAAGATAAATTTTCAATATCAAATTCCAACTAAATTAAAAAAAGCTAGTTTTGAAACATATAGACATAAAATTAAAACTCCATTTAAAGTTAAACTTTTAGATAAACGAGGAAAAATATTAGTTGCTAAAAAAATTAAATTTAAGGTAGGTAAAAAGACTTATGTGCGAAAAACAGATAAGAATGGAATAGCTACTTTAAATATTAAACTTAAAAAGGGAAGTTATAAAATATCTTATTCTTTTTCAAAGACTTCTACTTATAAAAGTTCTAAAGAATCATATAAATTAAAGGTTAAATCATCTATGGCTAGTAATAATGGAATTTGGTTACTTTCAAGTGATATGGATGATATTAATTTAAATAAATTATCTAAATATCATACTAAGCATATTTTTTTAAATGCTTATGCTTTAGAGAGACATGGTAAAGTTAAGGTAGAATCTTTTATTAAAGATGCTAAAAGACATGGAATTAAAGTTCATATTTGGATGCAAGTATTTTATGAAGGTGGAAAATGGATTTCTCCAGTAAATAAAGATGGATCTTACAACTACAAATTTATGAATCAAAAAATCAAATCAGCTAAACAATATGCAAATTTAAAAGGTGTTGCAGGCGTTCATTTTGATTATTTAAGATTCCCAGGTAATGCATATAAACACACAAATGGTGTAAATGCTATTAATTACTTTACTAAAAAGTGTTCTAATGCGGTTCATAAAATTAATTATAAAATCGTTGTTTCAGCAGCAGTAATGCCTGAACCATCTAGCATGAAAAAGTATTATGGTCAAGATATTCCAAAAATAAGTAAATCATTGGATGTTATTATTCCGATGGTTTATAAAGGAAATTATAATCAGGGAAGTTCGTGGATTAAAAAAATTACATCTTCTTTTATAACGCAATCTAAGCACGCTAAAATTTGGACTGGAATTCAAACTTATCAATCTGATTATAAAACTACAAAACTCTCAACTAAATCTCTTTTAAAAGATGCTAAAGCAGCTGCAAATGGGGGTGCAAGGGGAGTTATCTTGTTTAGATATGGTCTTTATAATAATATAAATTTTAATAAAATTTAACTTACCATTTTCTTTTAGATAGTGCTTTAAGCCTTTTCTTTTCTATATTTTTTTCTTTATCTGATTTGTATTGATTGTTTTGTCTATTAGTAATTATTTCATTGTTTCTCATTATGGTTACTAAATTTATGGTATTTCCATCACAGGATAAAACAACTCTAATTTCTTTATATTCTTTTGAGGGAGGAGCTTTAAATACAACTGCATATTTATTTGATTCTAAATGTTCATGACTTATAGGTTCTTCATACATCAGTGTATCTACAATAAATTCGCGACTAATTCCATTATCTGATAATCTTTGATTAAAATGTTTATTTTCAAAACACCAATTGATACTTCCAGTATCTCCCATAATAAATTTATCAAATACATTCATGTGTAAGCTTCCTTTAAATTAATATAGTATTATTGTATATAGTGTAGTATATATTTTTTTAGAGGATTAATATTATGAATAGACAAGCTCAATGGGAATCATCATTATCATTTATTTTTGCAATGATTGGTGCAGCAGTTGGGTTGGGAAATATTTGGCGTTTTAGTTATGTAGTATATTCTAATGGTGGGGGTTCATTTTTTATCCCATATTTTTGTGCAATACTCATTATGGCCATTCCATTTTTAATATTAGAATATGGTATTGGATTTAAGTTTAAAAAATCTTTTTCGAATATTTTAAAATCAATAAACCCTCGTTTTGAAATTATTGCATGGATTTTGGTTTTGTTGGTCTTTGTTGTCACTATTTATTATATTGTGATTTTAAGTTGGGATTTTATTTATTTCATATCAAGTTTTAATTTTACTTGGGGTGCAAACACTGCAAATTATTTTACAAACTTTGTAGGGGGAAGTTCTAATTTAGCTAATGTTAGTTTTTTATTATTACCTACTTCTATTGCAGTTGGGGTATTGTGGTTTATATTATGGATTATTTCACGCAAACCAGTTGATAGGGGGATTGGTTTAGTTTCAAAAATTTTAATCCCTTCTTTGTTTATTATAATGGCTATTATTGTATTATATTCTTTAACACTACCAGGTGCAAGTATTGGTGTTGATACTCTTTTAAAACCTAATTGGAAAACGCTTTTAGATATAAATATATGGTTAGCTGCATTTGCACAAATTATTTTCTCTTTAAGCATGGGTCAAGCTATTGCACTTACTTATGCTAGTTATCTTCCTGAAAATTCTAAATTAATTGATAATGTTTTTGTAGTTGTCTTTTCAAATTCATTTTTTGAAATATTTACAGCATTTGGGGTTTTTTCAATATTGGGGTTCATGTCATTTACAAATAATGTAGCTATTGAGAAGTTGATAAGTGAAGGAACAGGTTTAATATTTATTGTATTTCCAAGAATTTTTAATGTAATGGGTTCTTTTGGTAGAATATTAGCTCCATTATTATTTTTAGCTATTTTATTTGCAGGTATTACATCTGCATTAGGATTTTTTGAACCTATTTTAAATACAATATCTAATAAATTTAATTGGACACGTAAAAAAACCTCTGGAATTTTATGTATTCTAGGTTGTACATTTTCATTATTATTGACAACAGGGATTAGTAGTTATCTTGTTGGAATTATTGATTCATTTGTAAATCAATTTGGTATTTTACTTTTAATTGGTATTCAAAGCATAGTATTTGGATATTTTTACGGTGTTGAAAAAATTTTACCTATTTTAAATCAGAATTCAACAATTAAAGTGGGGAAAACATGGGTATTTATTATTAAATATTTTTTACCTGTTGTTTTGATTGGAATGTGGGTTATAGGTATTATTAAATTGTTTAGTAACGCTTCATTATTCGAAGTGATTATTGATTTGATTATTGTTTTTTGTGTTTTATTAAGTTCTATTATATTAACAAAAACTAAGATTTCTGACAAAACTAAATTTATTATTATTATTTTTTAATATTAAGCTTTAGAAGCGATTAATTTTTTTTATTTGAATAAATTTTCTAAAAATCTTTATATTGAACTTATTGTAAATATAAGGCTATATTTAGAAGAAGTTTCATTTATGGATCAGTTAAATGTTGTGACAGTTATTATTAGAAAAAATAGTAAAATTTTAGCCACAAAAGAGGTTATTTATACTGTTTTTTAGAGGGAGTTATAGACTAATTATCTGTCTGATAATAATTCTCCACCAACTCCAACATTTTCTTTTGGATATGATTGAATAAGTACTGTTATAGCTTCAGTTGGTAAGTCATAACTTTCAGCAACTATTTTACTAACTTTTTTAACCATTTTTCTTTTTGCTTCTGTTGTAATTCCTTCATTTCCAGCAATTGTTATAACTGGCATTATTATTACCTCTAATTTAAATATATTAATAATGAGGATATATATTACATTAGCTAGTTAAATAGTTATTTATTTATAAATATAGGTTTGATTAAAAATGCTTGGCGAAAAGGAACTAATAAAATTATTCCCTGATTTTGCTGATTTAGTGCAACCTTCAGGTATAGATTTAGCTCTAGATAAAGTTTACACACAGGAAAGTGAAGGTTCACTTATTGATAATGAAAAGAATTTACCTAAAATTAAAGAAATAAAAGGCCCAATTTACACTTTAAAACCACATACTGCTTATTTAGCAAGTATTGATAGGAAAATTAAAATTCCGAAAGGTTATACAATGTTATATCTTCCAAGATCAACGCTACTTCGTTCATTTATATCAGTTCAAACAGCAGTGGGGGATCCGGGGTTTTTTGGAACATTAATGTTTATGGTTTACAATCATGGGGATTTTGAATATAAGATTAAAAAAGGAGACAGAATAGCTCAAGCTGTTGTGTTTTCTGTTGAGGGCTCTGGAGAATATGATGGTTCTTATCAGGAGGAAGAATTATGAATGTTGCTGAGAAATTAGTGGAAATCTTAGAGGAAGAAAAGATTGAACATATTTTTGGAATACCTGGTGAACAAATAATGCCAATGTATAAAGCTTTAAGTGAATCTGAGATTCAACATATTTTAACAAGGCATGAACAAGCTGCAGCTCATGCTGCTGATGCATACTACCGTTCAAGTGGTAAAGTTGGTGTTTGTATTTCAACAGCTGCTCCAGGGGCACTTAATTTTACAATGGCATTAGCCACCGCTTTTAAAGATAGTATTCCAATATTGGTTTTAACAGGAGATAATGATTTAGATAAAAGAAATACTGATTATTTTCAATCAATTCCTCAATTTGAGATGTTTAAGCATATTACTTCAGAGTCATTTTCTCCACTTAATGGAACAGAGGCAGTATTTTGTTTAAGAGTAGCTTTATTCTATCTTAAAAATAATCCAAAAGGTCCGATTCATATTAACTTATCAAAGGATGTTCTTTTATCTGAAGAATTTGAAGATCATGATTTATGTACTTTATGTGAAAATGACTTGTCAAAAATAGTTGATGCTCAAAAACTCATTGATAAAGCTCAAAAACCTTTATTTATTTTAGGTGCTGGTGCAGTATCCCAAAAAATAGCCATTAGAGCTTTTGCTGAGATGTATAAAATTCCTGTAGTTACTACATTTCATGGAAGGGGAATTTTAGATGAAAGTGATGATTTAAACTTAGGAATGATTGGAATTAGATCCACTCCTAGAGCTAAATTTGCTTATGAAAATTCTGATTGTATTATTGCATTAGGTATTAAGGCTAGTGAGAGAACCTTACAAGAAATTCCAGATTATTTAATACATGTAAACATTAATAAGGATGTTTTAGTAGGTAAATATCCAATTCATGGAAAAGTTGAAGATTTCTTACTGGAAATAAATCTTAAAAAAGCTGATTGGTTAGATGAAATCCTGAAAATACCTAATGAAATTGAAATCGAAGGAATTTATGATGATTTAAAACCACAAGCTGCAATTAATTCAATTTTAAATAAATATCCAAATAATATTGTTGTCTCTGATGCTGGTAGTCACACTACTTGGACTACTCTTTTAAAGAAATGCAATGATTCAGGTAAACTAATATTTTCTGGTGGATTCGCTCCTATGGGGTATGCTATTCCAGCAGCTATTGGGGTAGCTATAGCTAATTTGGATGAAAAAATCATTGTGATAAATGGGGATGGGGATTTTCAAATGAATCTTCAAGAATTAGCTACTATTAAAGATAATAATTTAAATATTATTATTTTCATAATCGATAATTCAGAGTTTTCAATTCTTCGCCAATGGCAAGAGTCATTTTATGATATGGATCCTTATCAAGTCGAATTAAATAATCCTGACTTTTTAAAATTAGCTAGTTCTTATGGTATTGATGCTGTGTGTGTTGATAATATTGAAGATTTAGAATTAGTGTTAAATAAGGAGGTTAAAGGACCATTGGTTGTTGATGTAAAGGTATTAAGTGAGGATATACCTCTTCCTTAATTCTATTTTTTTAAATATTTTTCAACATACTCTTTTGCTATTAAATCAAGATTATTTTCTTTTTCAAATGGTGCAAAGAAATAATCTTCATTTTCTTTATAAATAATCCCAATTGCTTTGACTTCGCCATTAAAATGACTATTTTTATAGCTAATTTTTGATGTTTTAAAAACAAAGGTTAGTCCGAAGATTTCTCTAAAAGAAATTCTTTCCTTGGAAGTTATCTCAAATACGTCTTTCAAGATTTTTTTCCCTTTATAATTCATTTTTAACATCTCTTATGAATTTTCTAATTTCTTTTTTAGAAAGTAGTTCCAAAGTCGGTTTAATTAATTTTAAAAGATTTATTTTAATGTTTCCTTTTCCTTTAAAATCAATAATTTCTTCAGTAAAACAAGGTTCTGCACTTAATTTTGCATTTGGAAATGTGTTACTAATTAACAATGAAACAATCCAAATATATCCAATATATTTAACAGTATCTGAATAACTAGTTAAACCTAATATAACATGATTTTCTAAACTTTCAACTTTAACGCATTTTAAAAATTTATTTAAAAATATTTTAAAATCTTTTAAAAAAGGTTTAGATAGCTTATAGATTTTTTTAAAGTCTTTATCTTCACTTTTATCTTCAAGTAGTGTAATTGAGTAAATTTTAATTCTTTTTAAAATAAGTATATTTACAAAACCTTCAAATTTAGGTCCTGTTTTTTTGTAATTAATGGATATTTTAATTCCTATATATAAAAAAATAATAATAAATAGAATGATTATTAAAATAATCATTGCTAGGATGTTTAACATATAAGATAATCCTTATTCTTCATTAACTTTTTCTTCATTAGTGGTGAATTCAGGTTCAATATACTCTTCTTCGTTGTAGTATTCTCCTTGTTGATTACTTAGATAATTTTTAACTAAATCGGTAATTATTAATCCTAAATCTGATAATGCTTTGTTGGTTTCAGTTCCTTTACTTAAATCAAGTACACGAACCCCTTCAGCATCGTTTCCTCTTTTAGGCAACATAACCATAGATATTGGTTCTACTCCAGCACCAGCACCAGCAACATCATTGTTACTTTGTCCTAGAACATTTTCCCCAACACCAAAAGCTACTCCCATTCTCATCACTGGAATAAGTATTTTATCTTCAGTTTCAATTGGAGTACCGATGATATTGTCTACATTAATAAGTTTATGTAATTCTTCAACAGTTGTTTTAATATTATCTGTCATTTTGTCACATCCTATCTACTTATAGATTATATTTATTATTATATTTTAAATATTTTTAGAAAAAAAGTAGTTTTTTATAATTTTTCAAAAAAGAGAAAAAAAGCAGAATCATAAATATGATTCTGTAATTGATGCCACACCAGCACCAGCATCATCAATTATTCCAAATCCTTTTAAAGTCATTCCAATAGCTCCAAAGGTTTGTAATAATTCTTTGTATGAAATATTTCCCATGTGTCCTATTCTGAAAATATTCCCTTTTAAATGATCTTGCCCACCAGCTAATTCTACACCATATTTGCCACGTACAGTACCTCTAAATTCAGAATCACTAATTCCTTCTGGCATTTTAACAGCAGTAACAGTGGCTGAAGAAACAGCTTCATCAGCAAACAGTTCTAAACCTAAAGCTTTAACTGCACTTACACTAGCTTTAGCAGCTTTGTGGTGACGTGCAATTCTTTCATTTAATCCTTCTTCTTTAATTATTTTTAATGCTTCATTCATTGCATAAACTAATGATACGGATGGTGTGTATGGGGTTTCAGGAGGTATTTTATCCCCACTTTTCCTTATAGCTTTCATATCTAAATAATATGTATTATTTTCAACTTTATCAACAGCTTTCCATGCATCATCGCTTAAAGTAATTGCAGCCATACCTGGGGGTGCAGCAATACATTTTTGAGATCCAGTAAGACAAACATCAACTCCAAATTTTTCTACATCTACTTTATCTCCTCCAAGGGAGGATACTGTATCTACAATGTATAATGCATCATAATTTTTCATAATTTTTCCAATTTCTTCAATAGGTGCAGTTACTCCAGTTGAGGTTTCATTGTGAATTACAGAAACAGCTTTAATATCTTCATCAGCATTTAATGCTTCTTCAATTTGTTTAGGTGATACAGCAGTTCCCCATTCAATAGCTAACTCTTTAGTTTCGATTCCATTAGCATTAGCTATTTTCATGAAACGTTCTCCAAATTTTCCACCAACTACATTTAATATTTTTTCTCCAGGAGCTACAGTATTAGCAATTCCAGCTTCCATTGCAGCAGTTCCAGATCCTGTTATTAAATACGATTTATTTGGAGTTTGAAAAACTTCACTCATTAATTGTGTTGTTTCGGTTAAGATTTCACCAAATTTAGCGCTTCTGTGGTTTACAACAGCCTTGGACATAGCATTAAGGACTCGTGGGTGCACTGTTGTTGGTCCAGGAAGCATTAATAAAATATCATCCATTAAATTTCCTCCGTATTATAAAAGATTAGCTTATATTTTCCAATCTAGTATCAATTTTATTTTTTATTATTTTTAAAGATTATGAAAATTACATATTAGGGGTCTGTCAATTTTTCAGGAATTGGTTTTGTTTTTCGATTTCTTCATCTTTTTGGCGTAATATCTGATTGGATATTTTTTTATATTCCTTAGACATTCTATTTCCAAGGTAGTTTTCTATTTGATTTTTAGCAGGATCTAATTTTCCTTTGTGTCTTTTTTTAATGAGTTGCATGTATTTTTTTGCATTCTGGGAAAATTCCGTTTTGTCACGGATAATAAAAACTTTAACAGCCATGAACATAAGTTATCATTCCATTATATATTAAATTCAGGTTTTTTAGAAATCAATATTGGCATGTACATAATAACGATTTTACAGTTATTTAAGGTTAGAATTAAAGGCAATTCACGGTTTAACCAGCATATTAAACTTAAAAAGATTATTAAGATGTTTTAATATATTAATAAAATAACAGTTTTGCAATTATCAACAAAGGATTTCAAAAATATAATTTATCATAAGCGACAAACTAAATATATTCAATGTTAAACTATGAGTGATGAAAATGGACTTTGGTCTTTGGGAAATATTTTATAAAGAAATTTTAGATGACTTCGGATTCAGTCGTGAAGAGGATGAGAATTCTGCAAAAGTTTTAGATGAGATTTTATCACAAGAAGGATGCTTAACTTTAGATGATTTATCTCAGATAGTTGGATTTTCAGATAAATATATTGTATTTGGAGCTGGTCCTTCACTTAAAAGCCATATTAAAAAGCTAAAGGCAGAATATGATTTAAATGATTATGTGTTGGTTGCTGCTGATGGGGCTACAAGTGCAATGATTGAAGAAAGGTTGTCTCCGGATATTGTAGCTACTGATTTAGATGGGAATATTGATGATATTTTATTAGCTAATTTAAAGGGGGCCAATATAGCTATTCATGCACATGGTGATAATTTAGATCAAATTGCACGATTATCTTCATTTTTTAACAATGTGTTAGGAACAACACAGGCTCAACCTCGTGGAAATTTATATAATTTTGGAGGTTTTACAGATGGGGATAGGGCAATGTTTTTATCTGTTGCACTTGGAGCTAGCGAAATCACGCTTGCAGGAATGGATTTTGGTGATGTTGTAACTAAATACTCAAGGCCAAACTTACAATCAAATTTAGCTGAAGCTGATGAGTTTAAGAAGAAAAAACTTAAATATGCGGAGAAATTTATAAATTTGATATGTGAAAATGAGAACGTTAAAATAGTTAATTTAATAGAATAATATATTAACAAGTTTTATGAGTTGAAAAAATGGGAATTGAAGATATTTTAATGTATGATGAAACAATTTTTCAAAATATAAATGCCTTTGATCCAGATTACATGCCTCCAGATTATAATCATAGGGATACTCAAATGGAAGCTATGGCAATGGCAATAAGGCCTGCTATGAAGGGAGGACAACCATCTAATTCAATTGTTTTAGGTTCCCCAGCAACAGGAAAAACAACAGCTATTCATAAAATTTTTGAATTGGTTGAAAAGAAAACAGAAAAGGTTATTTGTGTTTATATTAATTGTCAATTACATACTACTCGTTTCGGAATATTCTCTCAAATATTTAAAAAAATTTTTGGCCATATGCCTCCTGAAACTGGCGTTCCATTTTCAAGAATTTATGATCAAATCATGAAATATCTTCAGAAAAATGAAAAATCATTAGTAATAGCTTTGGATGATGTTAATTATTTATTTCAGAGTAAAAATGCTAATAAAATATTTTATGACATTTTAAGAGCATATGAAGAGTATCCTACTGTTAAAACCTCTATTTTTGCAATTTTATCTGATTTGGAATTTAAATATGCTTTTGATAAAAATGTTAACACTGTTTTTATTCCTCAGGAAATAACATTTCCTCCTTATACTTATTCTGAGGTGGAAGATATTCTAAAAAAAAGGGCAGATGTAGGATTTTTCCCAACTGTATTAAATCAAGATATTTTAGAAAAAATAGCTATGTATACTTATGATAAAGGTGATTTAAGAATTGGTATTAATCTTTTAAAGTCTTGTGGTAATATTGCTGAGGCTGATGCAAGTCGTGAAATTTTAGAAGAACATTTTAATCAAGCTGTTGATTCATTAGTTTCTATTAATATTTCTGAAACCATTAAGTCTCTTAAAGATATTGAAAGATCATTACTTAGAATAGTTGCTAATTTTGATGAAATTTTAACAGCCGGTAAATTATTTGATTTATTAAAAGAAAAAGAGAATATTAGTTATGCTACATTTAATAGAACTTTGGATAAGTTAGAATTTTTAAGATTAATTGATACTAAATTTACAGGAAAAGGGGCTAGAGGAAATTCTAGAGAAATTATTTTACGTTTTAACCCCAAAAATTATAAAATCTAATTTTCCTGTAATATATTATTCTGTCAACATTAGATTGCATGGTTTTGCTTGTAGTCTAATGGCAGCTTAAGGGTTTGGCATTGTTTTTATGAATGTTCAATCTTAATATATGAAATTAGGATTTTGAGCTGCAACAGAAATAACAGATAAAAGTAATACTGTAATTACTACAAGCATTACCATGCAAGCTTGAATATCATAACCACTAAAATTTAATTCATCTTTTATTGTAGTTTTTTTTCTTAAATCTGCTTTTAAACTTGTATCTTTATTAGAAAATATCATCACAATCACATCACTATATTTAAAATTGTTAAAACGGAATATATAATAAAAGAGAAAGAGCATTTGAAAAGTAATAGTGTGGTGGAATTATGAATAAATTTGAGTATTTTGATGTAACTGCGGATATTGGATTTTATGCATATGGAAATAATTTAAATGAAGCATTTGAAAATGCAGGATTAGCTATTTTTAATATTATTTCTGACACATCTAATATTAAGGCGGAAATTGAAAAAACATTTGAAATAACTTCTGAAGATGAAGTTTCACTTTTATATGACTATTTAGAGGAATTACTATTTCTTCATGAAAT of the Methanobrevibacter oralis genome contains:
- the ftsY gene encoding signal recognition particle-docking protein FtsY is translated as MFDSLKKKFSRTGEKLEEELKEEASEENNIQEEFGRKSSFFSFGKKKEEKIEENSNLIPESEELVGDVEEEITVNEEKKSRFWNRNKNKSVDEESSSSIFSFISEKTIAEKHVEDVLWELEMGLLEGDVAMEVANAVVESVKENLIGKKIKRSNDIIEFTYNALKDAVSEIIDIPGKSMTEMIEEKKAKGEPLIVMFVGINGTGKTTTIGKLANYYQKMGYTPVIAASDTFRAGAIEQVTHHAENVGVKIIKHKKGSDPAAVAFDAVEHAKAQGKELVLIDTAGRMQTNINLMDEMKKIKRVSKPDLVVFVGDALTGNDATQQAAKFNEAIDIDGVILTKADADSKGGASLSIGYVIKKPILFLGMGQGYDDIMEYDAEWMLNQLFSDNSDDKS
- a CDS encoding putative glycoside hydrolase — protein: MRKTDKNGIATLNIKLKKGSYKISYSFSKTSTYKSSKESYKLKVKSSMASNNGIWLLSSDMDDINLNKLSKYHTKHIFLNAYALERHGKVKVESFIKDAKRHGIKVHIWMQVFYEGGKWISPVNKDGSYNYKFMNQKIKSAKQYANLKGVAGVHFDYLRFPGNAYKHTNGVNAINYFTKKCSNAVHKINYKIVVSAAVMPEPSSMKKYYGQDIPKISKSLDVIIPMVYKGNYNQGSSWIKKITSSFITQSKHAKIWTGIQTYQSDYKTTKLSTKSLLKDAKAAANGGARGVILFRYGLYNNINFNKI
- a CDS encoding DUF4258 domain-containing protein, producing MNVFDKFIMGDTGSINWCFENKHFNQRLSDNGISREFIVDTLMYEEPISHEHLESNKYAVVFKAPPSKEYKEIRVVLSCDGNTINLVTIMRNNEIITNRQNNQYKSDKEKNIEKKRLKALSKRKW
- a CDS encoding sodium-dependent transporter, whose translation is MNRQAQWESSLSFIFAMIGAAVGLGNIWRFSYVVYSNGGGSFFIPYFCAILIMAIPFLILEYGIGFKFKKSFSNILKSINPRFEIIAWILVLLVFVVTIYYIVILSWDFIYFISSFNFTWGANTANYFTNFVGGSSNLANVSFLLLPTSIAVGVLWFILWIISRKPVDRGIGLVSKILIPSLFIIMAIIVLYSLTLPGASIGVDTLLKPNWKTLLDINIWLAAFAQIIFSLSMGQAIALTYASYLPENSKLIDNVFVVVFSNSFFEIFTAFGVFSILGFMSFTNNVAIEKLISEGTGLIFIVFPRIFNVMGSFGRILAPLLFLAILFAGITSALGFFEPILNTISNKFNWTRKKTSGILCILGCTFSLLLTTGISSYLVGIIDSFVNQFGILLLIGIQSIVFGYFYGVEKILPILNQNSTIKVGKTWVFIIKYFLPVVLIGMWVIGIIKLFSNASLFEVIIDLIIVFCVLLSSIILTKTKISDKTKFIIIIF
- the dmpI gene encoding 4-oxalocrotonate tautomerase DmpI, whose protein sequence is MPVITIAGNEGITTEAKRKMVKKVSKIVAESYDLPTEAITVLIQSYPKENVGVGGELLSDR
- a CDS encoding dCTP deaminase, producing the protein MLGEKELIKLFPDFADLVQPSGIDLALDKVYTQESEGSLIDNEKNLPKIKEIKGPIYTLKPHTAYLASIDRKIKIPKGYTMLYLPRSTLLRSFISVQTAVGDPGFFGTLMFMVYNHGDFEYKIKKGDRIAQAVVFSVEGSGEYDGSYQEEEL